The following proteins come from a genomic window of Sesamum indicum cultivar Zhongzhi No. 13 linkage group LG10, S_indicum_v1.0, whole genome shotgun sequence:
- the LOC105171428 gene encoding divinyl chlorophyllide a 8-vinyl-reductase, chloroplastic, producing the protein MSISTPFSSNGLTYQSSKSRSFKRHFSYHLISQVQVTTVPYAIPLPSVYLSKPKRFSKERFKLVTASATPTVETPKISFRGKNPKDVNVLVVGSTGYIGKFVVKELVKRGFNVTAIARERSGIRGKNSKEETLELLSGANVCFSDVTNLESLEKSIENLGMSVDVVVSCLASRSGGVKDSWLIDYEATKNSLLAGRKFGAAHFVLLSAICVQKPLLEFQRAKLKFEAELIEEAKKDKGFTYSIVRPTAFFKSLAGQVELVKDGKPYVMFGDGKLCACKPISEPDLASFITDCVSSQELINKILPIGGPGDALTPLEQGEMLFRLAGKEPKFLKVPIQIMDFAIGVLDFLVKIFPSLEDAAEFGKIGRYYAAESMLIWDPKTGEYDAEKTPSYGNDTLEEFFQRVLEEGMSGQELGEQTIF; encoded by the coding sequence GCAGCAATGGACTTACGTATCAGTCATCAAAAAGCCGCAGCTTTAAAAGgcatttttcatatcatttgATTAGCCAAGTCCAGGTAACTACAGTTCCATATGCTATTCCTCTTCCTTCTGTGTATTTGTCTAAACCCAAAAGATTTAGTAAAGAAAGATTTAAACTTGTGACAGCTTCAGCTACCCCAACTGTTGAAACACCCAAAATTTCGTTCAGAGGCAAAAATCCAAAAGATGTTAATGTATTGGTTGTGGGTTCTACTGGTTATATTGGAAAATTTGTAGTAAAGGAGTTAGTTAAAAGAGGGTTCAATGTTACGGCAATTGCAAGGGAAAGAAGTGGTATAAGGGGCAAGAACAGTAAAGAGGAGACCTTGGAATTGTTGAGTGGTGCGAATGTATGCTTTTCAGATGTCACAAACTTGGAATCATTAGAGAAAAGCATTGAGAATCTTGGGATGTCTGTGGATGTTGTTGTCTCTTGTCTTGCTAGTAGGTCTGGTGGAGTAAAGGACTCATGGCTGATTGATTACGAGGCCACAAAGAATAGTCTTCTTGCTGGTAGGAAATTTGGAGCTGCACATTTTGTTCTGTTGTCTGCAATTTGTGTGCAAAAGCCCCTTCTTGAATTTCAGCGTGCAAAGTTGAAATTCGAGGCTGAGTTGATCGAAGAAGCCAAGAAGGATAAAGGGTTCACTTATAGTATTGTTAGACCTACTGCATTTTTCAAGAGCTTAGCAGGTCAGGTCGAGTTGGTGAAGGATGGCAAGCCTTATGTCATGTTTGGAGATGGAAAATTGTGCGCTTGCAAGCCTATAAGTGAGCCAGATTTGGCTTCATTTATCACGGATTGTGTGTCGAGCCAAGAATTGATCAATAAGATTCTACCGATTGGTGGACCAGGAGATGCATTGACCCCATTGGAGCAAGGGGAGATGCTGTTTAGGCTTGCAGGGAAAGAACCTAAGTTCTTGAAAGTTCCAATTCAAATAATGGATTTTGCGATTGGAGTTCTTGATTTCCTTGTCAAGATATTCCCTTCCCTGGAAGATGCGGCTGAGTTTGGAAAGATAGGCAGGTATTATGCTGCCGAGAGTATGTTGATTTGGGATCCTAAGACTGGAGAATACGATGCTGAGAAGACACCAAGCTATGGTAATGACACTTTGGAAGAATTCTTCCAGAGGGTACTAGAAGAAGGAATGTCTGGTCAGGAGTTGGGGGAGCAAACGATTTTCTAA
- the LOC105171429 gene encoding CASP-like protein 1, producing the protein MASTDTAAHSEAGKLVDKAATPSDNRGPAERAPSSRSFAAADVVLRFLLFASGVVAVVVMVTSKQTELIPIPIPPFLTPRPAKFTHSPAFIYFVAALSVAGLYGAITTLISLFALRKPASYPRFLSHFVIFDVLLLGIVAAATGTAGGVAYIGLKGNTHVQWRKICDIYGEFCRHIGASIAVSLFGSVVLALLVLLSIYSLSKRIPKHSY; encoded by the exons ATGGCGTCCACAGATACAGCAGCTCATTCGGAAGCCGGAAAGCTGGTGGATAAGGCGGCGACACCATCGGACAACCGAGGTCCGGCGGAGAGAGCACCTAGTAGTAGGTCGTTCGCGGCGGCGGATGTGGTGCTGAGATTCTTGCTGTTTGCTTCAGGTGtggtggcggtggtggtgaTGGTCACAAGCAAGCAAACGGAACTTATTCCCATACCAATTCCTCCTTTCCTCACTCCTCGACCTGCCAAATTCACTCACTCACCAGCTTTCAT ATACTTTGTAGCAGCACTGTCAGTTGCAGGTTTATATGGAGCTATAACCACACTCATATCCTTGTTTGCCCTCCGCAAGCCTGCTTCCTATCCAAGATTCCTCTctcattttgttatttttgatGTG CTATTGTTAGGAATTGTGGCTGCTGCGACAGGAACAGCAGGTGGAGTTGCTTACATAGGTTTGAAGGGCAATACTCACGTTCAATGGAGAAAGATCTGCGACATATACGGTGAATTCTGCAGGCATATTGGAGCTTCAATTGCTGTCTCCTTGTTTGGATCCGTCGTGCTGGCGTTGCTGGTTTTGCTCTCCATTTACTCCCTATCTAAGAGAATCCCAAAGCACAGCTACTAA